In a single window of the Acidobacteriota bacterium genome:
- the hisZ gene encoding ATP phosphoribosyltransferase regulatory subunit, giving the protein MTSSLSKIPAGVQYIFDGEVRLRRFIEREIMAVFEGWSYAEIILPIFDYADLFALGMGKEQAEKTYRFTGRDGKLLALRPDLTSLVARTIATRFRDAARPIRLCYSGEVFRWDEPRGGRQYEFHQIGLEHIGSNRLEADTEALVMVIEALNRLGLEGFTITLSHVDFFKGIAENLALDEANRKSLREMIDRKEVEHLDRFLAPYAEPSVREIFCKLVTLAGKGTIIDEARACVTNEQSVAALDDLERVYKIAEALNIDSRIDIDLGDVGELDYYTGLTFKIYAQGLGTELGRGGRYDNLLANFGSSEPAVGFSLCLDWLAQLLGRKLRDQLDSQTEEVAGIEAGRDIIAAFKEANLFREKGRKILIRNSEDKNKQSE; this is encoded by the coding sequence ATGACTTCATCACTTTCTAAAATACCGGCAGGGGTGCAATACATCTTCGACGGCGAAGTCCGTTTGCGCCGCTTTATCGAACGCGAAATCATGGCGGTGTTTGAAGGCTGGTCTTATGCGGAAATCATTTTGCCGATATTCGATTATGCCGATTTGTTCGCGCTCGGTATGGGCAAAGAGCAAGCCGAAAAGACCTATCGTTTCACAGGGCGCGACGGCAAACTCCTGGCGCTGCGCCCCGATTTGACTTCGCTGGTGGCGCGCACCATTGCCACGCGGTTTCGCGACGCTGCGCGCCCCATACGACTCTGTTATTCGGGTGAAGTGTTTCGCTGGGATGAACCGCGCGGCGGTCGCCAATATGAATTTCATCAAATCGGACTCGAACACATCGGCTCGAATCGCCTGGAAGCCGACACCGAGGCGCTGGTGATGGTGATCGAAGCCTTGAATCGTTTGGGACTGGAAGGCTTCACCATCACTTTGAGCCACGTCGATTTTTTCAAAGGCATTGCCGAAAATCTGGCATTGGATGAGGCGAACCGAAAAAGTTTGCGTGAGATGATAGACCGCAAAGAGGTCGAACACCTCGATAGGTTTCTTGCGCCTTATGCCGAACCCTCGGTTCGCGAAATCTTTTGCAAGCTGGTGACGCTTGCCGGTAAAGGGACGATTATTGACGAAGCGCGAGCCTGTGTAACCAATGAACAATCGGTTGCGGCGCTTGATGACCTCGAACGGGTTTATAAAATTGCCGAAGCCCTGAATATCGACTCGCGCATTGATATTGATTTGGGCGATGTCGGTGAACTCGATTATTACACCGGGCTGACCTTTAAAATTTATGCACAGGGGTTGGGAACCGAACTCGGACGCGGCGGGCGTTACGACAATTTACTGGCGAATTTCGGAAGCTCGGAACCGGCAGTTGGCTTTTCGCTTTGTCTGGATTGGCTGGCGCAATTGCTTGGCAGAAAGTTGCGCGACCAACTGGATTCGCAAACCGAAGAAGTGGCCGGTATTGAAGCCGGTCGCGACATCATTGCCGCTTTTAAAGAAGCCAATCTCTTCCGCGAAAAAGGGCGAAAAATTTTAATCCGAAATTCGGAAGATAAAAATAAGCAGTCGGAATAA